In one window of Arachis ipaensis cultivar K30076 chromosome B06, Araip1.1, whole genome shotgun sequence DNA:
- the LOC107605119 gene encoding pleiotropic drug resistance protein 1 (The sequence of the model RefSeq protein was modified relative to this genomic sequence to represent the inferred CDS: added 66 bases not found in genome assembly): MEIINNNNNNGISRDGILRSNSSNTWRNNSMDAFSSSERREDDEEALKWAAIERLPTYLRIRRSMINNSEVDIKHMGLTERKILLERLVKIAEEDNEKFLLKLRERMERVGLDIPTIEVRFEHINVEAQVYVGRRALPTLFNFYVNVLEGFFNYLHIIPSPKKPLHILQNVSGIIRPRRMTLLLGPPSSGKTTLLLALAGKLGKDLKKSGRVTYNGHGVEEFVAQRSSAYIGQHDNHIGEMTVRETLAFSARCQGVGHNYEMLSELLRREKEAKIKPDTDVDAYMKAAALEGQQTSVVTDYILKILGLEVCADIMVGDGMIRGISGGQKKRVTTGEMLVGPIKVLFMDEISTGLDSSTTFQIMNSIRESIHILNGTALVSLLQPAPETYELFDDIILLTDGQIVYQGPRQNVLEFFESMGFKCPQRKGVADFLQEVTSRKDQWQYWALKDEPYNFVTVKDFAEGFQLFHIGQKLGDELANPFDKSKSHPSALTTKKYGVNKKELLKACASREFLLMKRNSFVYIFKAIQLVYLAVMTTTLFLRPKMHRDSVLDGGTYLGALFFTITVAMFNGIAELNMTIMKLPVFYKQRDLLFYPAWAYSIPPWILKIPITLVEVFLWEAICYYSIGFDPNFGRVLKQFLVIFCINQMASSLFRLMAGLGRDVIVANTVGSFALLIVLVLGGFVISREDVHKWFLWGYWSSPLMYAQNAIAVNEFLGHSWRKVLPGTNETLGVLVLKSRGLFTESYWFWLGIGALIGYVFLFNFLFTLALQYLSPLRKNQAGLSQEKLLERNASTREEAVQLSTRKSTTEAKVIEEASISSRSLSGRVGDYNNNNSNGRSGRRGMVLPFQPLSLTFDEIRYSVDMPQEMKNQGVFEDRLELLKGVSGAFRPGVLTALMGVSGAGKTTLMDVLAGRKTGGYIEGSITISGYPKNQETFARISGYCEQFDIHSPYVTVYESLMYSAWLRLPHEVDPSTRKMFIEEVMELVELNSLREALVGLPGETGLSTEQRKRLTIAVELVANPSIIFMDEPTSGLDARAAAIVMRTVRNTVDTGRTVVCTIHQPSIDIFDAFDELLLLKLGGEQIYAGPLGRHCSQLIQYFEGIEGVPKIKDGYNPATWMLEVTSAVTEANLNVNFTDVYRSSELHRRNKQLIQELSIPVQGSQDLYFDTQYSQNFLTQCKACLWKQHLSYWRNTSYTAVRLLFTAIIALVFGVIFWDIGFKRRKEQDLFNAMGSMYAAVTFIGVQNGASVQPMIAVERTVFYRERAAGMYSALPYALAQVIIELPHILVEALVYGVIVYAMMGFDWTASKFLWYLFFMYFTFLYYTFYGMMTMAISPNPHVAGILSGGFYAIWSLFSGFIIPLSRIPIWWKWCYWICPVAWTLNGLVTSQYGDNMDKLENGQRIKDFVESYFGFHHDFLGVVAIVVAAFSLLFALIFAFGIKVFNFQKR, encoded by the exons ATGGAGattatcaacaacaacaataacaatggaaTTTCAAGAGATGGAATCCTAAGGAGTAATAGCTCCAACACATGGAGGAACAATAGCATGGATGCTTTCTCTTCGTCCGAACGGCGCGAAGACGACGAAGAAGCTCTAAAATGGGCCGCAATTGAGAGGCTTCCGACGTATTTGCGCATTCGGAGAAGCATGATAAACAATTCGGAGGTTGACATCAAGCACATGGGATTAACGGAGAGGAAGATTCTTCTTGAGAGGCTTGTCAAGATTGCTGAAGAAGATAATGAGAAGTTCTTGTTGAAACTAAGAGAAAGGATGGAAAG AGTTGGACTTGATATTCCAACAATTGAAGTGAGGTTCGAGCACATAAATGTGGAAGCACAAGTTTATGTTGGAAGAAGAGCATTGCCTACACTATTCAACTTCTATGTGAATGTTTTAGAG GGGTTCTTCAATTATCTCCACATCATTCCAAGTCCAAAGAAGCCTTTACACATCCTTCAAAATGTTAGTGGAATCATAAGGCCCAGAAG AATGACTCTGTTGTTGGGACCCCCAAGCTCAGGGAAGACCACATTGCTATTAGCCTTAGCTGGAAAACTTGGCAAAGATTTAAAA AAATCAGGGAGAGTAACATACAATGGGCATGGGGTAGAAGAGTTTGTGGCACAGAGAAGTTCAGCGTATATTGGGCAACATGATAATCACATTGGTGAAATGACTGTTAGAGAAACCCTTGCTTTCTCTGCTAGATGCCAAGGGGTTGGACACAACTATG AGATGCTGAGTGAACTTttgagaagggagaaggaagccaAGATTAAACCAGACACTGATGTTGATGCTTATATGAAG GCAGCAGCACTAGAAGGACAACAAACTAGTGTGGTCACTGACTACATTCTTAAG ATCTTAGGGCTTGAAGTTTGTGCTGACATTATGGTAGGAGATGGAATGATAAGAGGAATTTCAGGAGGTCAGAAAAAGAGAGTCACTACAG GCGAAATGCTTGTTGGACCTATAAAAGTGTTGTTCATGGATGAAATATCAACTGGATTGGATAGTTCGACAACTTTTCAGATAATGAATTCGATTCGGGAATCGATTCATATTCTGAACGGAACAGCACTTGTGTCTTTGTTACAGCCAGCACCAGAAACTTATGAATTGTTTGATGATATAATACTTCTAACGGATGGACAAATAGTGTATCAAGGGCCAAGACAAAATGTGCTTGAGTTCTTTGAATCAATGGGATTCAAGTGTCCTCAAAGAAAAGGAGTTGCTGATTTCTTACAAGAGGTGACATCAAGAAAAGATCAATGGCAATATTGGGCACTCAAGGATGAACCATACAACTTTGTAACTGTCAAGGATTTTGCTGAAGGCTTCCAATTATTCCACATTGGTCAAAAACTTGGAGATGAGTTGGCCAATCCTTTTGACAAGTCAAAGAGCCATCCAAGTGCATTGACCACAAAAAAGTATGGTGTAAACAAGAAAGAGCTTCTCAAGGCTTGTGCTAGCAGAGAATTCTTGCTTATGAAACGAAATTCCTTTGTCTACATCTTCAAAGCCATACAA TTAGTTTATTTAGCAGTCATGACAACAACACTATTTCTAAGACCAAAGATGCACCGAGATTCTGTGTTGGATGGAGGAACTTACTTGGGTGCACTTTTCTTCACAATCACAGTGGCAATGTTCAATGGAATTGCAGAACTAAACATGACCATAATGAAACTCCCTGTGTTCTACAAGCAAAGGGACCTTCTCTTCTACCCTGCATGGGCCTATTCTATTCCTCCATGGATTCTCAAGATTCCAATTACACTTGTTGAAGTTTTCCTTTGGGAAGCAATTTGTTACTATTCTATTGGTTTTGATCCAAATTTTGGAAG GGTTTTGAAGCAGTTCTTGGTAATCTTCTGCATCAATCAGATGGCGTCTTCGCTGTTTCGGTTGATGGCAGGACTTGGAAGGGATGTTATAGTTGCTAACACTGTTGGTTCATTTGCATTGCTCATAGTTTTGGTCTTGGGAGGATTTGTCATTTCAAGAG AGGATGTGCACAAATGGTTCTTATGGGGCTACTGGTCCTCACCACTGATGTATGCCCAGAATGCCATTGCTGTTAATGAGTTTCTTGGCCATAGTTGGAGAAAG GTTCTTCCTGGTACCAATGAAACTCTGGGAGTATTGGTACTCAAATCTCGTGGACTATTCACAGAATCGTATTGGTTTTGGTTAGGAATAGGAGCTTTGATTGGTTATGTTTTCCTCTTCAATTTTCTCTTCACCTTGGCTTTGCAATACCTCAGTC CATTGAGAAAGAATCAAGCAGGATTGTCCCAAGAGAAATTGCTGGAAAGGAATGCTTCCACTCGCGAAGAGGCCGTTCAATTATCGACACGAAAAAGCACCACAG AAGCTAAGGTTATAGAAGAAGCAAGCATTTCATCCAGGTCACTTTCTGGAAGAGTTGgtgattataataataataatagtaatggcAGAAG TGTAGACATGCCACAG GAAATGAAAAATCAAGGGGTTTTCGAAGATCGTCTAGAACTTTTGAAGGGTGTTAGCGGCGCTTTTAGGCCGGGAGTACTAACAGCTTTGATGGGGGTAAGTGGAGCCGGCAAGACTACTCTGATGGATGTTTTGGCCGGAAGGAAAACCGGTGGATATATAGAAGGAAGCATCACAATCTCTGGTTATCCTAAGAATCAAGAAACGTTTGCTCGAATATCCGGATACTGCGAACAATTTGATATCCACTCACCTTATGTGACAGTCTATGAATCTTTGATGTATTCAGCATGGCTTCGTTTACCCCATGAAGTTGATCCTTCAACAAGAAAG ATGTTCATTGAGGAAGTTATGGAGCTTGTGGAGCTTAACTCATTGAGAGAAGCACTTGTTGGATTGCCGGGGGAGACAGGACTTTCGACCGAGCAAAGAAAACGGCTAACAATTGCAGTTGAGCTTGTAGCCAACCCATCAATAATATTCATGGATGAACCAACCTCTGGCCTTGATGCCAGAGCAGCTGCAATTGTAATGAGAACTGTGAGGAACACGGTCGACACAGGCCGGACCGTGGTTTGCACCATTCACCAGCCTAGTATTGACATATTTGATGCCTTTGATGAG CTGTTACTCTTAAAATTGGGAGGGGAACAAATATATGCCGGCCCATTAGGCCGCCATTGCTCACAATTGATTCAATACTTTGAGGGTATTGAAGGAGTTCCTAAGATCAAAGATGGTTATAACCCTGCAACATGGATGTTGGAAGTTACATCAGCAGTAACAGAAGCAAATCTTAATGTCAACTTCACTGATGTGTACAGAAGCTCAGAACTACACCG GAGAAATAAACAACTGATCCAAGAACTTAGTATACCTGTACAAGGTTCACAAGATCTATACTTTGATACTCAGTATTCACAGAACTTTCTAACACAATGCAAAGCATGCCTATGGAAACAACATTTATCATATTGGAGGAACACATCTTATACAGCAGTTAGACTGCTATTCACAGCAATTATAGCTCTAGTATTTGGGGTCATCTTTTGGGACATTGGCTTTAAAAG GAGAAAGGAGCAAGATCTTTTTAATGCAATGGGATCAATGTATGCTGCTGTTACCTTCATTGGGGTGCAAAATGGTGCCTCAGTGCAACCTATGATAGCAGTTGAGAGAACAGTCTTCTACAGAGAAAGAGCTGCTGGAATGTATTCAGCTTTGCCATATGCTCTTGCACAG GTTATTATTGAACTTCCGCATATCTTGGTTGAGGCTCTTGTTTATGGGGTTATAGTGTATGCAATGATGGGGTTTGATTGGACAGCATCAAAGTTCTTGTGGTATCTATTCTTCATGTACTTCACATTCTTATATTACACCTTTTATGGGATGATGACAATGGCGATAAGTCCCAACCCTCATGTTGCTGGTATATTGTCCGGTGGATTCTATGCAATATGGAGCCTTTTCTCAGGCTTCATCATTCCCTTATCG
- the LOC107647500 gene encoding protein ECERIFERUM 26-like, with product MATNNNNIVSYICKRTVVSTKPIEPGKYMTFSVLDRCMEKNHIRMVYYYQSSSTSLGEGEFGKMTKNLKETLSEMLNYYPMVTGRLVRDSEEKWKVKCNDAGVRVVEAKAKGSVEEWLKNVDSEKEHMLVYWEDMYHKPYYWSTFYVQITEFEEGGLAIGLSCFHLLADYTSATNFLKAWSDISLGNKITVLPLFHPLPSTRKRISNHHPYFELINHYKSSIERPIPIKEEKYTIISLGFSHQMVNACISKAQFNGPSGPITMTPFEALAGLFWASISNIKGLQNGLIDMSICLDARKVLGLDYGFFGNTMIYNKVHSNGNLEGNIFVQATRYIGEVVAKMDNEGIMDLIEWLEKNEMNSPKMINGPDLICVSLENVDPYLSVFQDWLKPLRVSCYIEPVLGEGQVLILPGTPEEGPLSRVVMVTLKEDEAIKLFEDDLISQFSPTIFMKC from the exons atggctaccaataataataatattgttaGTTATATATGCAAAAGAACTGTGGTTAGCACAAAGCCAATTGAACCGGGAAAATACATGACCTTTTCGGTTCTTGATAGATGCATGGAGAAAAACCACATTAGGATGGTGTACTATTACCAAAGTTCATCAACATCATTAGGGGAGGGAGAATTTGGTAAAATGACAAAGAATTTAAAAGAAACATTGTCAGAGATGCTAAACTATTATCCAATGGTAACAGGAAGGCTAGTGAGGGATAGTGAAGAGAAGTGGAAGGTGAAATGCAATGATGCTGGGGTGAGAGTGGTGGAGGCAAAAGCCAAAGGGAGTGTGGAGGAATGGTTGAAGAATGTGGATAGTGAAAAGGAACACATGCTTGTGTATTGGGAGGACATGTATCATAAGCCTTATTATTGGTCAACTTTTTATGTCCag ATAACTGAATTTGAAGAAGGAGGATTAGCAATTGGCCTAAGTTGTTTTCATCTTCTAGCAGATTACACTAGTGCAACCAACTTCTTGAAGGCTTGGTCTGATATTTCATTAGGCAACAAAATTACTGTTCTTCCATTATTCCACCCTTTACCTTCAACAAGAAAAAGAATTTCCAATCACCACCCATATTTTGAATTAATCAACCACTATAAATCCTCAATTGAGAGACCCATTCcaataaaagaagaaaagtacACTATTATATCACTGGGCTTCTCACACCAAATGGTTAATGCTTGCATTTCTAAGGCCCAATTTAATGGTCCATCAGGCCCAATAACAATGACTCCTTTTGAAGCGTTAGCAGGCCTGTTTTGGGCTTCAATTAGCAACATCAAGGGATTACAAAATGGGCTCATTGACATGTCTATATGTTTAGATGCAAGAAAAGTGTTGGGCCTGGACTATGGATTCTTTGGGAACACAATGATATATAATAAGGTCCATTCCAATGGTAATTTAGAAGGTAACATATTTGTACAAGCTACAAGGTATATAGGAGAAGTTGTAGCAAAAATGGACAATGAGGGAATAATGGACCTAATTGAGTGGCTTGAAAAAAATGAGATGAATTCACCAAAAATGATCAACGGTCCTGATTTGATTTGTGTTAGCTTGGAAAATGTAGACCCATATTTGAGTGTGTTTCAAGATTGGTTGAAACCACTTAGGGTTTCATGTTACATAGAGCCAGTTTTGGGTGAAGGACAGGTTTTGATCCTCCCAGGAACACCAGAGGAGGGTCCTTTAAGCAGGGTGGTTATGGTGACACTTAAGGAAGATGAGGCAATTAAGCTTTTTGAAGATGATCTCATCTCCCAATTCTCTCCAACTATCTTCATGAAATGTTAA
- the LOC107605117 gene encoding carbon catabolite repressor protein 4 homolog 6 produces the protein MRRTPSPNHLLAAAVAAADATSTAALTTTLIMSSCHHYRGRGRGFSGRSYSSGRGQNVTGDDHFRSVRDTNLGIRRGERGRFSNQTPSQQQQQYQNQSYHRVPPPPQLQNQSYNRVPPPPQLQYQSYNRAPSPPQLQNCQFRHPAPQFRPPPPQYDHRRPAFRPLQNLRPRPPDYREWELATAPSPPPHCERFIIVSYNILADYLALDHRSKLYFHIPRHILDWQWRKKNLIFELGLWSADIMCLQEVDRFNELAEELKLKGYSGCWKMRTGNPVDGCAIFWRTSRFNLLYEECIEFNKLGLRDNVAQICVLEFKTQNGSVPSSTKGSSKVVVCNIHVLYNPNRGEIKLGQVRVLIDRAKAVSELWNNAPVVICGDFNCTPKSPLYNYISEQKLDLSGIDRNKVSGQASAVICASRFYGPNSRSANGSVQTASNGGDKEVNIEQNNSLSDMQNPDSKSNSSENQFSDTISHMPDKSLTNVQHDKESDAYARRDVQDTAVDHCKTFGEIENIEESNPTYSEEHVLDTVPSLNQGASSEHVSDAVTTSKQESSSKISSLHFPEGNGKLESECSSTSLQEDDHSSRVNIDLESTNILNEEICSTPLSSQNPVSDSFEEPDTGCGERPSDELLTNDKLNSSSTSVVVDKSHQSANIDFPLEEKLEKLFFDEVDKTIGNENMEDDTAFISSFYNTEEGVSLDLGPSMKSNIEKSYEFEESESASNLLLAESNEVDGDLSSSSASEYVNAERTTYNPSFWTPMDIETATGNSECTFLEHPLPLRSTYTEAMDSSGTRDPHGEPLVTSYNRCFLGTVDYIWRSEGLQTTRVLAPIPKHAMEWTPGFPTKKWGSDHIALASELAILKDGTQVRNDV, from the exons ATGAGACGCACTCCTTCGCCGAACCATCTGCTCGCCGCCGCCGTTGCCGCCGCCGACGCCACCTCAACAGCTGCCCTCACTACCACCTTAATTATGTCTTCGTGCCACCAT TACCGAGGACGTGGGAGAGGATTCTCCGGGCGCTCCTACTCCAGTGGGAGAGGACAGAACGTTACTGGCGACGATCACTTCCGGTCAGTACGCGACACCAATTTGGGAATCCGGCGAGGAGAGAGAGGAAGATTCTCGAACCAAACACCatcgcagcagcagcagcagtatCAGAATCAGTCTTATCATAGGGTTCCTCCGCCGCCGCAGCTTCAGAATCAGTCTTATAATAGGGTTCCTCCGCCGCCTCAGCTTCAGTATCAGTCTTATAATAGGGCTCCTTCGCCGCCTCAGCTTCAAAACTGTCAATTTCGCCACCCTGCGCCGCAGTTTCGGCCACCGCCTCCGCAGTATGATCACCGCAGGCCAGCGTTTCGTCCGCTGCAGAATCTCCGCCCACGGCCCCCGGACTATCGAGAGTGGGAACTTGCAACAGCGCCGTCGCCTCCTCCTCATTGTG AACGGTTTATAATTGTGTCCTATAATATATTGGCTGACTACCTTGCTTTGGACCACCGGAGTAAACTTTACTTCCACATACCACGACACATATTGGACTGGCAGTGGAGAAAGAAGAATCTAATTTTTGAGCTTGGTTTGTGGTCAGCTGATATCATGTGTTTACAG GAGGTTGACAGATTTAATGAGTTGGCCGAGGAATTGAAGCTCAAGGGCTACAGTGGCTGCTGGAAG ATGCGTACAGGCAATCCAGTTGATGGATGTGCAATCTTTTGGCGAACATCAAG GTTCAATTTGTTATATGAAGAATGCATTGAGTTTAATAAGCTGGGACTTAGAGATAATGTTGCACAGATATGTGTACTAGAG TTCAAAACTCAAAATGGATCTGTCCCGTCAAG CACGAAAGGTTCAAGTAAAGTTGTGGTTTGTAACATTCATGTGCTTTATAATCCTAATAGAGGAGAAATTAAGCTTGGCCAG GTCAGAGTGCTAATTGATAGGGCTAAAGCTGTTTCTGAACTCTGGAATAATGCTCCTGTTGTTATCTGTGGCGATTTTAATTGCACCCCTAAG AGTCCTTTGTACAACTATATCTCAGAACAGAAG TTAGATTTGTCTGGAATAGATAGGAATAAGGTATCAGGACAAGCTTCTGCTGTAATTTGTGCATCAAGATTTTATGGTCCTAATTCAAG ATCTGCTAATGGTTCAGTTCAGACCGCATCTAATGGGGGTGACAAGGAAGTTAATATTGAACAAAATAATTCTTTGTCAGACATGCAGAATCCAGATTCCAAGAGTAACAGTTCAGAGAATCAATTTTCTGACACTATTTCGCATATGCCTGATAAGTCTCTGACAAATGTGCAGCATGATAAGGAGAGTGATGCATATGCAAGAAGGGATGTACAGGATACTGCTGTTGATCATTGCAAGACTTTTGGTGAAATTGAAAACATTGAAGAGTCAAATCCTACTTATAGTGAAG AACATGTATTGGATACTGTCCCAAGTTTAAATCAAGGAGCATCAAGTGAACATGTATCAGATGCCGTCACTACTTCAAAGCAAGAATCATCAAGCAAAATTTCCAGCTTACATTTTCCTGAAGGAAATGGAAAATTGGAGTCTGAATGCTCCTCGACGTCTCTCCAGGAAGATGATCATTCTTCCAGGGTCAATATAGATCTTGAGTCGACAAATATTCTCAATGAAGAAATTTGTTCAACTCCACTATCCAGCCAGAATCCAGTTTCTGATTCTTTTGAAGAACCTGATACTGGGTGCGGAGAAAGACCATCTGATGAGCTTCTCACCAATGACAAATTGAACAGCTCATCAACCTCTGTAGTAGTAGATAAATCACATCAATCCGCCAACATTGACTTTCCACTAGAAGAAAAACTAGAGAAATTGTTCTTTGATGAGGTAGATAAAACCATAGGCAATGAAAATATGGAAGATGACACGGCATTCATATCATCCTTTTATAACACTGAAGAAGGTGTGAGTCTTGATCTTGGTCCATCAATGAAATCAAATATTGAAAAATCATATGAGTTTGAGGAATCAGAATCTGCTTCCAACTTGCTGCTTGCAGAAAGCAATGAAGTGGATGGTGACTTGTCTTCAAGCTCAGCTTCTGAATATGTTAATGCTGAGAGAACCACTTACAACCCCTCATTTTGGACCCCAATGGACATAGAGACAGCAACAGGAAATTCAGAGTGCACATTCCTAGAGCATCCTTTACCACTCAGGAGCACATATACTGAAGCTATG GATTCTTCAGGGACCAGAGACCCCCATGGAGAGCCCCTGGTGACCAGTTATAATAGATGCTTTTTGGGCACTGTTGACTACATTTG GCGGTCCGAAGGTTTGCAGACAACCAGAGTTCTCGCTCCAATACCTAAACATGCCATGGAATGGACTCCTGGATTTCCAACAAAG AAATGGGGTAGTGATCACATTGCCTTGGCTTCAGAATTGGCAATCTTAAAAGATGGTACCCAAGTCCGCAATGATGTTTAA